A genomic window from Solanum dulcamara chromosome 11, daSolDulc1.2, whole genome shotgun sequence includes:
- the LOC129872836 gene encoding carbonic anhydrase, chloroplastic has translation MSTASINNCLTISPAQASLKKPTRPVAFARLGNSSSPSPSLPSLIRNEPVFAAPTPIINPIVREEMAKESYEQAIAALEKLLSEKAELGPVAAARVDQITAELKSSDGSKPFDPVEHMKAGFIHFKTEKYDTNPALYGELAKGQSPKFMVFACSDSRVCPSHVLNFQPGEAFMVRNIANMVPAYDKVRYSGVGAAIEYAVLHLKVENIVVIGHSACGGIKGLMSLPEDGSESTAFIEDWVKICLPAKAKVLADHEGKEFGDQCTACEKESVNVSLGNLLTYPFVREGLVKKTLALKGGYYDFVKGGFELWGLEFGLSPPLSVKDVASILHWKLM, from the exons ATGTCAACTGCTTCCATTAACAATTGCCTAACTATCTCCCCTGCTCAAGCTTCCCTTAAGAAACCTACTCGCCCCGTTGCATTCGCAAGGCTTGGCaactcttcttctccttctccttctcttcCAAGTCTCATCAGAAACGAGCCCGTCTTCGCCGCCCCTACTCCCATCATCAACCCCATTGTG AGAGAAGAAATGGCAAAAGAATCCTACGAGCAGGCCATTGCTGCACTCGAGAAACTTCTCAG CGAGAAAGCAGAACTTGGACCAGTTGCTGCAGCAAGAGTTGACCAGATTACTGCTGAATTGAAATCATCAGATGGCAGCAAGCCCTTCGACCCTGTTGAGCACATGAAAGCTGGTTTTATTCATTTCAAGACTGAGAAATATGA TACGAACCCAGCCTTATATGGTGAACTAGCAAAGGGACAGAGCCCTAAG TTCATGGTTTTCGCATGCTCTGACTCGCGAGTGTGCCCATCCCATGTCCTCAACTTCCAACCCGGTGAGGCATTCATGGTTCGTAACATCGCCAACATGGTCCCTGCTTATGACAAG GTCAGATACTCTGGAGTGGGAGCAGCCATCGAGTACGCTGTTCTCCATCTTAAGGTGGAGAACATCGTGGTCATTGGCCACAGTGCCTGCGGAGGTATCAAAGGTCTCATGTCTCTACCTGAAGATGGTAGTGAATCAAC TGCCTTTATTGAGGATTGGGTCAAAATTTGTTTACCTGCCAAGGCCAAAGTTCTGGCCGATCACGAGGGTAAAGAATTTGGAGATCAATGCACAGCTTGTGAGAag GAATCTGTGAACGTTTCACTTGGAAATCTGCTTACGTATCCATTCGTGAGAGAAGGATTGGTGAAGAAAACATTGGCATTGAAGGGAGGTTACTACGATTTCGTGAAGGGAGGATTTGAGCTGTGGGGACTTGAGTTCGGTCTTTCTCCTCCTCTTTCC GTAAAAGATGTGGCAAGTATACTGCACTGGAAGCTCATGTAG
- the LOC129874737 gene encoding protein KINESIN LIGHT CHAIN-RELATED 2-like, whose product MPEFAMDGSIFDGNHKEPNGHFLPHREIFDQGSPRSPLSTHSRETESIDLDINGGIDTSIEQLYNNVYEMQSSDYSPSRRSFLSYGEVSRIDSELRYLAGVDFGELDIKKEVSEHEKVHNDEKLGKIKTYPASPKSVWSAKGKKFSPLQTDSPISNKPPRSRSKSFNEKPSPKKFGNSKRLNAAMSMKNEKNSSLQNGTEDSLKAGYLGPYLLKQARGMISTTGENVQKALELALRAMKSFENSSKEKNSLEFVMCLHVVAALNCRLGKYNEAIPPLERSIEIPDLDVGQNHALAKFAGCMQLGDTYAMLGQLENSILCYNAGLEIQRQVLGEKDTRFGETCRYVAEAHVQAMQFDEAEKLCQMALDIHKENNSSASPEEAADRRLLGLIFDSKGDYEAALEHYVLAGMAMAASGQEAEVASIDCNIGDAYLSMARYDEAICAYQKALTMFKSTKGENHPSVASVYVRLADLYNKIGKFRESKSYCENALRIYTKAVPGSHPEEVASGLVDVSVIYESMNEPDQALKLLQKAIKVYGNAPGQQSTIAGIEAQIGVLYYILGEYMDSYNSLKNAVSKFREIGEKKSAIFGITLNQMGLACVQLYAINEAADLFEEARIILETECGPYHADTLGIYSNLAGTYDAMGRTDDAIEILEFVVGMREEKLGTANPDVDDEKRRLTELLRESGRVRSRKSRSLETLLGNMSQIFLKDQEINVLER is encoded by the exons ATGCCGGAATTTGCCATGGATGGGTCAATTTTTGATGGGAATCACAAGGAACCTAATGGTCATTTTCTACCTCATAGAGAAATTTTCGATCAGGGGTCTCCGAGAAGTCCCTTGAGTACGCATAGTCGCGAAACTGAGTCGATTGATCTGGATATAAATGGAGGTATTGATACTTCTATTGAGCAACTATACAATAATGTGTATGAAATGCAGAGCTCAGATTACTCGCCCTCGAGGAGGAGCTTTCTATCGTATGGTGAGGTATCGAGAATTGACTCTGAGTTGAGGTACCTTGCAGGGGTAGATTTCGGTGAATTGGATATTAAGAAAGAGGTTTCTGAGCATGAAAAAGTACACAATGATGAGAAGTTGGGAAAAATTAAAACATATCCTGCAAGTCCCAAATCTGTTTGGTCTGCAAAGGGAAAGAAATTTTCTCCTTTGCAAACTGATTCTCCAATATCTAACAAGCCACCAAGATCAAGGAGCAAGTCTTTTAACGAAAAGCCTTCTCCGAAAAAGTTTGGGAATTCGAAAAGGCTAAATGCAGCTATGTCCATGAAGAATGAGAAGAATTCTTCTTTGCAGAATGGAACTGAAGATTCATTAAAGGCAGGGTACTTAGGACCATATTTACTTAAACAAGCAAGGGGCATGATTTCAACAACTGGGGAAAATGTTCAAAAGGCTCTTGAACTAGCCCTTCGAGCCATGAAATCGTTTGAGAATTCTTCAAAGGAAAAGAACAGTTTAGAGTTTGTTATGTGTTTGCACGTTGTAGCAGCGTTAAATTGTCGATTAGGGAAGTACAACGAGGCAATTCCACCATTGGAGCGATCAATTGAAATTCCTGACTTGGATGTGGGACAAAATCATGCACTCGCGAAATTTGCAGGGTGCATGCAATTAGGTGATACATATGCAATGCTCGGTCAGTTAGAGAATTCGATACTGTGCTATAATGCTGGCCTGGAAATTCAAAGGCAAGTTCTTGGAGAGAAAGACACGAGATTTGGCGAGACTTGTAGGTATGTGGCTGAAGCACATGTTCAAGCTATGCAATTTGATGAGGCTGAGAAGCTTTGTCAGATGGCACTTGACATTCATAAGGAGAACAATTCATCGGCCTCTCCTGAAGAAGCGGCTGACAGGAGGCTCTTGGGGCTTATCTTCGATTCGAAGGGAGACTACGAGGCTGCTCTTGAGCATTATGTTTTAGCAGGCATGGCCATGGCAGCTAGTGGCCAGGAAGCAGAAGTAGCTTCCATTGACTGCAACATCGGCGATGCATATTTATCTATGGCACGATATGATGAGGCTATATGTGCTTACCAAAAAGCTCTTACTATGTTCAAGTCTACCAAAGGAGAGAACCATCCCTCAGTTGCATCAGTCTATGTACGTTTGGCTGATTtgtacaataaaataggaaaatttaGGGAATCCAAATCTTACTGTGAAAATGCACTTCGGATTTATACTAAGGCCGTCCCAGGAAGCCATCCAGAAGAGGTTGCAAGTGGTCTGGTCGATGTATCTGTGATCTATGAGTCAATGAACGAGCCTGATCAGGCGCTCAAGTTGCTTCAGAAAGCCATAAAAGTATATGGAAATGCACCAGGACAACAGAGTACTATTGCAGGAATTGAAGCCCAGATTGGGGTCTTGTACTATATTCTAGGGGAGTATATGGACTCGTACAATTCTCTGAAAAATGCAGTATCGAAATTCAGGGAAATTGGAGAGAAGAAGTCTGCAATTTTTGGTATTACTTTAAACCAAATGGGACTCGCCTGTGTACAACTTTATGCAATCAACGAGGCCGCGGACTTGTTTGAAGAAGCaaggataattttagagactGAATGTGGACCGTATCACGCAGATACATTAGGAATCTATAGCAATCTTGCTGGAACTTATGATGCAATGGGCAG GACGGATGATGCAATTGAAATCTTAGAATTCGTCGTTGGAATGAGGGAGGAGAAACTGGGGACAGCAAATCCTGATGTGGATGATGAGAAGAGGAGATTAACTGAGTTATTAAGAGAATCAGGGAGAGTGAGGAGCAGGAAATCAAGATCCCTGGAAACACTTCTTGGTAACATGTCTCAAATTTTCCTCAAGGATCAAGAGATTAATGtactagaaagataa
- the LOC129873380 gene encoding uncharacterized protein LOC129873380, with protein sequence MQQEEYFCPSFSSYSSNRVAEIAGKISDEIKRDSEVVEENVASADGEEDFEFTLVCENPEGSDGVFPFDRHIQPIYPVFNRDLLLNDVPYGVDRGGVNGESSENDNCSVQVSLKDLFLEEREPPSSSSSEVDELESVPPGTYCVWKPKITEPSPSRCKKSNSTGSAFKRWNIRDLMRRSNSEGKDSFIFLTPEKGLKNETSKAKDSAETSKVARKLKANGNSSNGNKVSSSPAVYLRNQAAKEMDKNKRKSYLPYRRDLVGFFSNANSFGRTFPPF encoded by the coding sequence ATGCAGCAAGAAGAATATTTCTGTCCTAGCTTTAGCAGCTACTCCTCAAATAGAGTGGCGGAGATTGCCGGTAAAATCTCCGATGAAATTAAACGTGATTCTGAGGTGGTGGAAGAGAACGTTGCCAGTGCCGATGGCGAAGAAGATTTTGAATTCACTTTGGTATGTGAAAATCCAGAGGGCTCGGATGGCGTGTTCCCCTTCGACCGTCATATCCAGCCTATTTACCCCGTTTTCAACCGCGATCTGTTATTAAACGACGTTCCTTATGGCGTAGATCGCGGAGGTGTTAACGGCGAATCGTCGGAAAACGACAATTGTTCAGTTCAAGTTTCGTTAAAGGATTTATTCTTAGAAGAGCGCGAACCTCCGTCGTCATCATCTTCGGAGGTCGATGAGCTGGAAAGTGTACCTCCGGGAACCTATTGTGTATGGAAGCCGAAGATAACTGAGCCTTCACCAAGCAGATGTAAGAAGAGTAATTCAACGGGATCGGCGTTTAAGCGGTGGAATATTCGAGATTTGATGCGACGGAGTAACAGTGAAGGCAAGGACAGTTTTATATTTCTGACGCCGGAAAAAGGATTGAAAAACGAAACTTCCAAAGCAAAGGACTCAGCTGAGACGTCTAAGGTCGCCAGAAAATTAAAGGCAAATGGCAACAGTAGCAACGGCAACAAGGTATCTTCGTCGCCGGCAGTTTATTTACGGAACCAAGCAGcaaaggaaatggataagaatAAGCGGAAATCATATTTACCATACCGGCGAGATCTGGTAGGTTTTTTCTCAAATGCCAACAGCTTCGGTAGAACTTTTCCTCCATTTTAG
- the LOC129873320 gene encoding protease Do-like 1, chloroplastic: MAASSHSLASSAFFSTTPACKFSGSDRFPLAKSLLCRKIPGFAGSVVSAPRICSSYAPSDDQSNYGRKFLDSIFVACTSVALSFSLYIADVDPASAFVVTSPRKLQTDELATVRLFQENTPSVVYITNLASRQDMFTLDIFEVPQGSGSGFVWDKNGNIVTNYHVIRAASDLRVTLADQTTYDAKVVGFDQDKDVAVLHIDAPKDKLRPIPIGVSADLLVGQKVFAIGNPFGLDHTLTTGVISGLRREINSAATGRPIQDVIQTDAAINPGNSGGPLLDSSGNLIGINTAIYSPSGASSGVGFSIPVDTVSGIVDQLVQFGKVTRPILGIKFAPDQSVEQLGVTGVLVLDAPPNGPAGKAGLLPTKRDSYGRLILGDIITSINGKKVSNGTDLYRILDQCKVGEKVIVEVLRGDQKEKIPVILEPKPEET, translated from the exons ATGGCTGCTTCTTCACACTCCCTAGCTTCTTCTGCTTTCTTCTCCACAACTCCGGCATGCAAATTTTCTGGCTCAGATCGATTTCCACTTGCTAAGTCTCTACTCTGCCGGAAAATACCTGGTTTCGCCGGCAGTGTGGTCTCTGCTCCGCGTATTTGCTCTAGCTATGCCCCTTCCGATGACCAGTCCAACTACGGAAGGAAGTTTCTGGATAGTATTTTTGTGGCATGCACTTCCGTTGCCTTGTCTTTCTCTCTATATATTGCCGACGTTGACCCTGCCTCAGCTTTTGTAGTCACTTCACCCAGGAAATTGCAGACGGATGAACTTGCTACTGTTCGCCTCTTCCAGGAGAATACACCTTCCGTTGTCTATATTACTAATCTTGCTTCCAG GCAGGATATGTTCACACTGGATATATTTGAGGTGCCTCAAGGGTCTGGGTCAGGCTTCGTCTGGGATAAAAATGGAAATATTGTTACTAATTATCATGTGATTCGAGCTGCCTCTGATCTCAG AGTGACTCTTGCTGATCAGACTACTTATGATGCAAAAGTTGTTGGATTTGACCAAGATAAAGATGTTGCTGTGTTGCATATCGATGCACCAAAAGACAAGTTGCGACCTATACCAATTGGCGTATCCGCAGACTTGCTCGTTGGTCAAAAAGTATTTGCTATTGGAAATCCA TTTGGACTTGATCATACACTCACCACTGGTGTTATCAG TGGCCTTAGGAGAGAAATCAATTCTGCAGCTACTGGCCGCCCAATCCAAGATGTTATTCAGACAGACGCAGCAATCAATCCTGGTAACAGTGGAGGGCCACTTCTAGATAGTTCTGGAAACCTTATTGGAATAAATACTGCTATATATTCTCCTTCCGGTGCATCATCGGGTGTTGGATTTTCAATTCCAGTTGATACT GTCAGTGGCATTGTTGATCAGTTGGTGCAGTTTGGGAAAGTCACAAGGCCAATTTTGGGCATAAAGTTTGCACCTGATCAGTCTGTTGAGCAACTGGGAGTCACTGGAGTACTTGTCCTGGATGCTCCTCCAAATGGTCCTGCAGGCAAAGCA GGTCTTCTACCTACTAAACGTGATTCCTACGGAAGACTTATTTTAGGTGATATAATCACATCTATAAATGGAAAGAAGGTCTCTAACGGCACAGACTTGTACAGAATTCTTGACCAATGCAAAGTGGGAGAAAAG GTGATTGTGGAAGTGCTGCGAGGGGATCAGAAAGAGAAGATCCCTGTAATTCTGGAACCAAAGCCTGAAGAAACATAG